The Thermodesulfovibrionia bacterium genome includes a window with the following:
- a CDS encoding GHMP kinase, with protein sequence MVISQTPLRISFVGGGTDLKSFYSKEDGMVLSVAIDKYVYVVVKERFDEKIYINYSQKEIVDNVSEIKHDLVRESMKKAGISSGVEITTLADIPSEGSGLGSSSSITVCLLNALYSYAGVQVTNEQLALDACEIEIDICKKPIGKQDQYVAAYGGLNKITFHTDESVSISRLPISSDDFRRFGSNLLLFYTNMTRSANVILEQQNNDTENNRESLRTMRNLVPRFADLLIDGRIDDTGNILHENWLLKKSLVTTISTNDIDNMYETAMAAGALGGKICGAGGGGFLLLYVPRDRQDGVRYALKAYRELPFMLEKFGSRIIFNYRGYPFK encoded by the coding sequence ATGGTAATATCACAGACTCCGTTAAGGATATCTTTTGTCGGCGGCGGTACGGATCTTAAGTCATTCTACAGCAAGGAAGACGGGATGGTTCTTAGTGTAGCTATCGATAAGTATGTATATGTGGTCGTTAAAGAGCGGTTTGATGAAAAGATCTATATTAATTACAGTCAAAAGGAGATTGTAGACAATGTCTCTGAGATAAAGCATGATCTGGTACGTGAGTCGATGAAGAAGGCCGGTATATCTTCAGGCGTAGAGATCACGACCTTAGCTGATATCCCGTCTGAAGGTTCCGGGTTAGGTTCTTCAAGCAGTATTACCGTATGCCTCCTTAATGCTCTATACAGCTATGCAGGGGTACAGGTAACCAATGAGCAGCTTGCATTGGATGCTTGTGAGATCGAGATTGATATCTGCAAAAAGCCTATTGGGAAACAGGATCAGTATGTTGCTGCTTACGGCGGGCTGAATAAAATAACTTTTCATACTGATGAATCTGTATCTATTTCGAGGCTGCCTATTTCGAGTGATGATTTCAGAAGATTTGGTTCTAATCTTCTGCTCTTTTATACGAATATGACCAGAAGCGCAAATGTGATACTGGAGCAACAAAATAATGATACAGAAAATAACAGAGAGTCATTAAGAACAATGAGGAATTTAGTTCCTCGTTTTGCAGACCTTCTTATTGACGGCAGAATCGATGATACCGGGAATATCCTTCATGAGAACTGGCTTCTGAAAAAATCACTGGTAACCACCATTTCAACTAATGATATTGATAATATGTATGAAACAGCTATGGCTGCAGGTGCATTGGGAGGCAAGATTTGCGGAGCAGGAGGAGGAGGTTTCCTTTTGCTTTATGTGCCAAGAGACCGGCAGGATGGGGTTAGATATGCGTTGAAAGCATATAGAGAGCTTCCTTTTATGCTTGAAAAGTTTGGAAGCAGGATAATATTTAATTATAGAGGGTATCCGTTTAAGTAA
- a CDS encoding nucleotidyltransferase family protein: MKAFLLAAGKGTRLQPLTLHTPKCLIPIAGRPLIEYWFDLFVHYGIDEVLINTSYLADTVMEYMKKHSRNLKIRITYESSLLGSGGTVKKNWDFVEEEEFFFIIYADNLTNINLKKMFESHKQIKMDVTLAVFSVPNPKECGIVEVDESLRVVSFTEKPENPLSNLAFAGIMLSNRTLKDFFPDRDIFDLGFDVLPNTIGRAAAYIVEDYLLDVGTPEKLKQAEHDVINKVFSI; the protein is encoded by the coding sequence ATGAAGGCCTTTTTGCTCGCTGCCGGAAAAGGCACACGCCTGCAGCCCTTGACCCTTCACACGCCGAAATGTCTCATTCCAATTGCCGGACGGCCCTTAATTGAATACTGGTTCGATCTTTTTGTGCATTACGGTATTGATGAAGTGCTGATCAATACTTCATATCTGGCAGATACCGTCATGGAATATATGAAGAAACATTCAAGGAACCTTAAGATAAGGATCACCTATGAAAGTTCTCTTCTTGGAAGCGGCGGGACAGTAAAAAAAAACTGGGACTTTGTTGAGGAAGAGGAATTTTTCTTTATTATATATGCTGATAATTTAACTAATATAAACCTGAAGAAAATGTTTGAATCACATAAACAAATAAAAATGGATGTTACACTTGCTGTTTTTAGTGTTCCAAATCCAAAAGAGTGCGGCATTGTTGAGGTGGATGAGTCATTGAGGGTGGTCTCTTTTACGGAAAAGCCTGAAAATCCTCTATCCAACCTGGCGTTTGCAGGTATCATGTTGAGCAACAGGACGCTGAAAGACTTTTTTCCGGACAGGGATATTTTTGATCTGGGGTTTGATGTGCTGCCTAATACCATAGGCAGGGCGGCGGCGTATATTGTTGAGGATTACCTGTTAGATGTTGGAACTCCTGAAAAGCTTAAGCAGGCAGAACATGATGTTATCAATAAGGTGTTCAGCATTTAA
- a CDS encoding NAD-dependent epimerase/dehydratase family protein yields the protein MHILVTGGAGFIGSHTVDRLIGKGHKVRILDNLQKPVHLKGRPDYINKDAEFVLGDVRDKTTLEDALKGVDAVYHFAAYQDYLPDFSTYFHVNSVSTALIYEIIVEKCLPVKKVIVASSQAVLGEGLYSCQEHGELIPDIRLEEQLSKGDWEHHCPHCSQYMKHLATPEENINPQNQYAISKYTQEITAINLGKRYGIPSVAMRYSIVQGPRQSFYNAYSGAMRIFSLHLYFDKQPTIYEDGRQNRDYINYLDVVDANLLVLEDDRADYQCFNVGGGKEFTVLDFYEKAQSVTGKRIDPIISKCYRYGDTRHILSDIKKLKSLGWAPKVPIEESISEYWDYLNSQADIEDILDYTEKTMKGRGVVRAVK from the coding sequence GTGCATATATTAGTTACAGGCGGAGCAGGTTTTATCGGATCACATACTGTGGACAGGCTGATCGGGAAGGGGCATAAAGTAAGGATCCTTGATAACCTTCAAAAACCTGTCCATTTAAAAGGCAGGCCGGATTACATCAATAAAGATGCAGAATTTGTATTAGGTGATGTCAGAGATAAAACAACCCTTGAAGATGCGTTGAAGGGTGTAGACGCAGTTTATCACTTTGCCGCATACCAGGACTATCTCCCTGACTTCAGCACATATTTTCATGTCAACAGTGTAAGCACCGCGCTTATTTATGAGATAATTGTTGAGAAGTGCCTTCCTGTTAAAAAGGTCATCGTGGCTTCATCTCAGGCAGTTCTTGGTGAAGGGCTTTATTCATGTCAGGAACACGGGGAACTTATCCCTGATATCCGCCTTGAAGAACAGCTATCCAAGGGTGACTGGGAACATCACTGCCCTCACTGCAGCCAATATATGAAACACCTTGCAACGCCGGAAGAGAATATCAATCCTCAGAATCAGTATGCGATATCAAAATATACACAAGAGATCACAGCTATAAACCTCGGCAAAAGGTACGGCATCCCCTCGGTTGCAATGAGGTATTCAATCGTCCAGGGTCCGAGACAGTCTTTTTACAATGCATATTCAGGCGCGATGAGGATCTTTTCATTACATCTGTATTTCGATAAACAGCCAACCATTTATGAGGATGGAAGACAGAACAGGGACTACATTAACTATCTTGATGTTGTCGATGCCAATTTATTGGTGCTTGAGGATGACAGAGCAGACTATCAGTGTTTCAATGTGGGCGGCGGTAAGGAGTTCACTGTGCTCGATTTTTACGAAAAGGCCCAGAGCGTCACAGGAAAACGGATAGATCCTATTATTTCAAAATGTTACCGCTATGGGGATACAAGGCATATTTTGTCTGATATCAAAAAGCTGAAGTCATTAGGTTGGGCTCCCAAGGTTCCGATAGAGGAGAGCATAAGCGAATACTGGGATTATTTAAACAGCCAGGCAGATATAGAGGATATCCTTGATTACACTGAAAAGACCATGAAGGGCCGCGGTGTTGTCAGGGCTGTTAAGTAA